The following are from one region of the Melaminivora suipulveris genome:
- a CDS encoding type II toxin-antitoxin system HicA family toxin: MNGRDIIARLKADGWELDRVNGSHHVMVKDGRAVPVPVHGTRDVGAGLLAAIARQTGVKLK; encoded by the coding sequence ATGAACGGCAGGGACATCATCGCCAGGCTCAAGGCGGATGGGTGGGAGCTGGACCGGGTGAACGGCAGCCACCACGTTATGGTCAAGGACGGGCGGGCCGTGCCGGTTCCAGTGCATGGCACGCGCGACGTCGGCGCGGGCCTGCTGGCTGCCATTGCTCGCCAGACGGGCGTGAAACTGAAGTGA
- a CDS encoding type II toxin-antitoxin system HicB family antitoxin, whose product MEIRYPATFEPQDGGGFFVQFVDLPDTFTEGATLEEAQFNASEALSAMLGFKLDAGEAIAPPTAGAAGAQYIAPDAKTQAAYLIRQARADRSLSELARALETSWPAARKLEDPKHWPSLRQLERAAAALGKRLVLSLE is encoded by the coding sequence ATGGAAATTCGCTATCCCGCCACGTTCGAGCCGCAAGACGGCGGCGGCTTCTTCGTGCAGTTCGTGGACCTGCCCGACACCTTCACCGAAGGCGCGACGCTGGAGGAGGCGCAGTTCAATGCCTCGGAGGCGCTGTCGGCCATGCTGGGCTTCAAGCTCGATGCTGGCGAGGCCATCGCCCCGCCCACGGCGGGTGCCGCCGGTGCGCAGTACATCGCGCCGGATGCCAAGACGCAGGCGGCCTACCTGATCCGCCAGGCGCGTGCGGATCGCAGCCTGTCGGAGTTGGCGCGGGCGCTGGAGACCAGTTGGCCGGCGGCCAGGAAGCTCGAAGACCCGAAGCACTGGCCGTCGCTGCGCCAGCTCGAACGCGCGGCGGCGGCGCTGGGCAAACGGCTGGTGCTGTCGCTGGAATGA